In Gemmatimonadota bacterium, a genomic segment contains:
- the dnaA gene encoding chromosomal replication initiator protein DnaA, which produces MKQEDPAQLWSVCLSELRGMMPAQTFATWFERTRGHDVTPDRFTIEVPNPFSGERMLKRFHDKISQVVTTQLGRQVVIDYHIFEGNSQIIPVLTDLPSYVTDRADRADRADRADQADREHQAAGATESDNLYDNYTFENFVVGECNDFAHAASLAVVKSPGQQTFNPLVIYGGVGLGKTHLAQAIAHESKRLGTVDRSRYVTSEIFYNEFIESIQEKKTKEFAQTYRNVDLLIVDDIQFFCKGHKDRTQEEFFHTFDVLRQKGKQIVLTSDRIPKELSGLEERLVSRFEWGLLADMKPPDYETREAILQKKADKDGLSLSPDVIAYIADRVASNIRELEGAVLSLLAYASLSHCDITIEVAKRVLSNKIRRKQRSVGMDDIQKAAAGHYGVPVEDLAAKTRKKHVVAARQAAMYLCRDMTRASLKDIGAVFGKRDHTTVIHACRTVEKLLLSDENLHEDLDKIRNALS; this is translated from the coding sequence ATGAAGCAGGAAGATCCTGCACAGCTCTGGTCGGTGTGTTTATCGGAACTGAGGGGCATGATGCCCGCGCAGACGTTCGCGACCTGGTTCGAGCGGACAAGGGGGCATGACGTAACACCGGATAGATTCACGATCGAGGTACCGAACCCGTTCTCCGGCGAACGGATGCTGAAGCGGTTTCACGACAAGATCAGCCAGGTCGTGACGACCCAGCTCGGTCGCCAGGTCGTCATTGACTATCACATTTTCGAGGGCAATTCGCAGATCATCCCGGTGCTTACCGACTTGCCCTCCTACGTGACGGACCGGGCGGACCGGGCAGACCGGGCGGACCGGGCGGATCAGGCGGACCGGGAACATCAGGCCGCGGGCGCAACGGAATCGGACAACCTCTACGACAACTACACCTTCGAGAACTTCGTCGTGGGGGAATGCAACGACTTCGCCCACGCGGCGTCCCTGGCCGTGGTGAAATCCCCGGGCCAGCAGACCTTCAATCCCCTGGTCATCTACGGCGGTGTCGGCCTGGGCAAGACCCACCTGGCGCAGGCGATCGCCCACGAATCGAAGCGGCTCGGTACTGTCGACCGAAGCAGGTACGTCACGTCGGAGATCTTCTACAACGAGTTCATCGAGTCCATCCAGGAAAAGAAGACGAAGGAGTTCGCGCAGACCTACCGGAACGTCGACCTGCTGATCGTGGACGACATCCAGTTCTTCTGCAAGGGGCACAAGGACCGAACCCAGGAGGAGTTCTTCCACACCTTCGACGTGTTGCGGCAGAAGGGCAAGCAGATCGTCCTGACCAGCGACCGGATACCGAAGGAGCTTTCCGGCCTGGAGGAACGGCTGGTGTCCCGGTTCGAGTGGGGGCTTCTCGCGGACATGAAGCCGCCCGACTACGAGACCCGGGAGGCCATTCTACAGAAGAAGGCGGACAAGGACGGACTGTCGCTCAGCCCGGACGTCATCGCCTATATCGCCGACCGCGTCGCATCGAACATCCGGGAGCTGGAAGGCGCCGTGCTCAGCCTGCTGGCCTACGCGTCGCTGAGTCACTGCGACATCACCATCGAAGTGGCGAAGCGGGTGCTGAGCAACAAGATCCGCAGAAAACAGCGCTCCGTGGGAATGGACGACATTCAAAAGGCCGCGGCCGGCCATTACGGCGTGCCCGTCGAGGATCTCGCCGCGAAGACACGGAAGAAGCACGTCGTGGCGGCCCGCCAGGCCGCCATGTATCTTTGCAGGGACATGACCCGCGCGTCGCTTAAGGATATCGGCGCGGTTTTCGGCAAGAGAGACCACACCACCGTCATACACGCCTGCCGGACGGTCGAGAAGCTTCTTTTGTCCGACGAAAACCTGCACGAAGACCTCGACAAGATCAGGAATGCCCTTTCATAG
- the dnaN gene encoding DNA polymerase III subunit beta, producing the protein MKITIPSSSTLMSGIQTVLNVVPPKTTLPILSNMLLETEDGHLTIGATDLDIFIMTRIPAQISGEGSITVPGRKFAEMVRELPDAPVDIEVDGVKVIIRCDRGVFRLVGISKDEYPALPDVASDQTIEIPSSSLQRLIRKTVYAVSKDEIHPSLWGAFLRIGRGAVRMVATDGHRLAKTTLPCDVSDAATEGIIVPPKALNNLSRLIGESDSPSRITIGENHVLFELENARLFARLIEATYPDYERVIPTGNDKVVKVNREELESAVRRVSVLSNPSTRQIRYSFRPGFVELSSFSHDIGGEAREEVPAEYEGEAMDTTYDFRYLLDVVERIESEEVVFKLDTPVSAGIITPSREESEGEDYECLIMPFRTTEAES; encoded by the coding sequence GTGAAAATCACCATTCCGTCCAGTTCCACCCTCATGAGCGGTATTCAGACCGTCCTGAACGTCGTTCCGCCGAAGACGACCCTTCCTATCCTGTCCAACATGCTGCTGGAGACGGAAGACGGCCACCTGACCATAGGGGCCACCGACCTGGACATATTCATCATGACCAGGATCCCCGCCCAGATATCGGGAGAGGGATCGATCACGGTGCCTGGAAGGAAATTCGCGGAAATGGTGCGCGAGCTGCCCGACGCGCCCGTGGATATCGAGGTGGACGGGGTCAAGGTGATCATCCGGTGTGACCGCGGGGTTTTTCGCCTGGTGGGCATCAGCAAGGACGAGTACCCGGCACTGCCGGACGTGGCGTCCGATCAGACCATTGAGATACCCTCGTCTTCGCTGCAGCGGCTGATCCGCAAGACAGTGTACGCCGTATCGAAGGACGAGATCCACCCGAGTCTCTGGGGCGCGTTCCTCCGCATAGGCCGGGGTGCCGTCCGGATGGTGGCCACCGATGGGCACCGGCTGGCCAAGACGACGCTCCCCTGCGATGTTTCCGATGCGGCCACGGAAGGGATCATCGTGCCGCCCAAGGCGCTGAACAACCTCTCGCGCCTCATCGGGGAATCGGACTCGCCGTCCCGGATCACCATCGGCGAGAACCACGTCCTGTTCGAACTGGAGAATGCCCGGTTGTTCGCCAGGCTGATCGAAGCGACCTATCCGGACTACGAACGGGTGATTCCCACGGGCAATGACAAGGTGGTCAAGGTGAACCGCGAGGAGCTCGAGAGCGCCGTCCGCCGCGTGTCCGTGCTGTCCAATCCCTCCACCCGGCAGATCCGGTATTCCTTCCGGCCGGGATTCGTCGAACTGAGTTCCTTCAGCCACGATATCGGCGGCGAGGCCCGGGAAGAGGTGCCGGCCGAATACGAAGGCGAAGCCATGGACACGACCTACGATTTCCGCTACCTCCTCGACGTCGTGGAGCGGATAGAGAGCGAGGAAGTGGTTTTCAAACTGGATACGCCGGTCAGCGCGGGGATTATCACCCCCTCCCGGGAGGAATCGGAGGGCGAGGACTACGAGTGCCTGATCATGCCCTTCAGGACGACCGAGGCGGAAAGCTAA
- the recF gene encoding DNA replication/repair protein RecF produces MHLQGLSLSHFRNYASLSLACDLQTNVFIGSNGQGKTNLLEAVYYLCVARSCREAQDRDLVRMGADHFLIQGQGRSAEGREVEVQIRYARPSGKKVFVNESPQRNLSDLYGILAAVVISPDDRRLVQGSPGSRRRFLDIAISQSNAPYLTALQEYRRVVRQRNEALRAHQERPGRTEDLEVWNAPLVALGSRIMRKRVEVVEDLKEEAGRIHAAVSDDNECLEIAYAPSFEYEALADIEQAFEEALDRAAPRERARCMTEVGPHRDDLSIRMNGVSLQAFGSQGQHKTAATALKLAEARFLWRRLQAPPLLLLDDIFAEIDAARTGRLMEMVPAYGQTFITTAKESDIGDYNRGITRFRVHGGAVTPYD; encoded by the coding sequence GTGCACCTTCAAGGGCTGTCCCTCAGCCATTTCAGGAATTACGCATCCCTGTCGCTGGCCTGTGATTTGCAAACGAACGTTTTCATCGGATCGAACGGACAAGGAAAGACCAACCTCCTGGAAGCGGTTTACTACCTGTGCGTGGCCCGGTCCTGCCGCGAGGCACAGGACCGGGATCTCGTGCGCATGGGGGCGGACCACTTCCTGATACAGGGACAGGGCCGGTCCGCGGAGGGCAGGGAGGTCGAGGTACAGATCCGATACGCCCGCCCGTCGGGGAAGAAGGTCTTTGTAAACGAGTCGCCCCAGCGGAACCTGTCGGACCTGTATGGAATCCTGGCGGCCGTCGTGATCTCGCCGGACGACCGGAGGCTGGTCCAGGGCTCGCCGGGCTCGCGACGGCGGTTCCTCGACATCGCGATCTCGCAGTCCAACGCGCCGTATCTTACGGCCCTGCAGGAATACAGGCGGGTAGTCCGGCAACGCAACGAGGCTTTGCGCGCGCACCAGGAGCGGCCGGGGAGGACGGAGGACCTGGAGGTCTGGAACGCCCCGCTGGTCGCGCTGGGCAGCCGCATCATGAGAAAGCGGGTGGAAGTCGTCGAGGACCTGAAGGAAGAAGCCGGCCGCATTCACGCCGCCGTGAGCGACGACAACGAGTGCCTCGAGATCGCCTACGCGCCGTCCTTCGAATACGAGGCGCTTGCCGATATCGAGCAGGCCTTCGAGGAGGCGCTGGACCGCGCCGCGCCGCGGGAGAGGGCGCGGTGCATGACGGAGGTGGGGCCCCACCGGGACGACCTGTCCATCCGGATGAACGGGGTCTCGCTGCAGGCCTTCGGGTCGCAGGGACAGCACAAGACGGCGGCGACGGCCCTCAAGCTGGCGGAAGCCCGCTTCCTGTGGCGCCGGCTGCAGGCCCCGCCCCTGCTGCTGCTGGATGACATATTCGCGGAGATCGACGCCGCCAGGACGGGCCGCCTGATGGAAATGGTACCGGCCTACGGCCAGACCTTCATTACGACGGCCAAGGAAAGTGATATCGGGGACTACAACCGGGGGATCACCCGGTTCCGCGTCCACGGAGGCGCGGTGACGCCCTATGACTGA
- a CDS encoding DUF721 domain-containing protein, whose translation MTRRKKATTLGDALRELVRNLGMEGKLEEQQAVDHWPRIVGERVAAHARAVFFDGGKLFVECDSATWSQELHYMKPDILNRLDRSFGRPLVRDIIFTNTRR comes from the coding sequence GTGACGCGACGGAAGAAGGCCACCACCCTTGGCGACGCGCTCCGGGAACTGGTGCGCAACCTCGGCATGGAAGGCAAGCTGGAGGAGCAGCAGGCCGTGGACCATTGGCCCCGGATCGTCGGGGAGCGCGTCGCGGCGCATGCGCGGGCAGTCTTCTTCGACGGCGGAAAGCTGTTCGTGGAGTGCGACAGCGCCACCTGGAGCCAGGAACTGCACTACATGAAGCCGGACATTCTGAACCGACTGGACCGGTCTTTCGGAAGACCCCTGGTCCGGGACATCATATTCACCAATACCAGAAGGTAA
- the gyrB gene encoding DNA topoisomerase (ATP-hydrolyzing) subunit B, which produces MSETRENTPDSLDNLENPDNLDRSGNTNTPDNLDRQGRPDHSNGPESPESDSGTPDADQYDAENIQVLKGLEGVRKRPAMYIGSTSASGLHHLVEEVMQNAIDEHLQGFGDTIKVYIEEDGRITVIDNGRGIPVEMHPTENRPAVEVVMTMLHAGGKFDNKSYKVSGGLHGVGVSVVNALAEWLVVEVRRDGKIYYQRYEQGIPVCDLEVRGETTENGTTVSFKPDDEIFDSTEFNFDHIAHRFRELAFLNRHMRIELHEEARGKSAIFEYRGGIVEFVEYLNENKTAIHDTIGIRQERDGNQIDVAFQYNDGYQENIFTYANTVRTSEGGFHLVGFKTALTRSINNYAQRNNLLKNLKVPITGDDTREGITAIVSVIIPDPQFEGQTKEKLGNSDIRGVVESVVGEGLSVYLEEHPATAKRIVEKCIQAAVSRDAARKARELTRRKSALENTTLPGKLADCTLKDPMACEIYLVEGDSAGGTAKSGRDKTFQAILPLWGKPLNVEKARIDTVLSNDKLQPIITALGVGIDEDFDLSRLRYGRVIIMADADHDGLHIRTLLLTFLFRYMRPLVEHGHVLIAQPPLYRVRKGRREDYLKNDRELWEYLLNQSVDRTKVQRADANGNGHALTEDKLLAHLREMMDFEEQLGRLVKTGMKREHILDMLRDRDQYDAYRRELRDQAAVRKAQEEAGEVPVPVDPVEEALDPSLYGRLRKLCLRLEDVIDSEMVVSTDKTEKRVRGVGKLIDAVLDVGREGATISRYKGLAEMDAEELWQTTMNPETRTLLRVTLDDAVEADRIFTILMGDNVAARNDFIQRNALLVNNLDLH; this is translated from the coding sequence ATGTCAGAAACACGGGAAAACACGCCGGATAGCCTGGACAACCTGGAAAACCCGGACAACCTGGACCGCTCCGGGAACACGAACACGCCGGACAACCTGGACCGCCAAGGCCGTCCGGACCACTCGAATGGTCCGGAATCGCCGGAGTCGGACTCCGGCACCCCGGATGCCGATCAGTACGACGCGGAGAACATCCAGGTCCTCAAGGGGCTCGAGGGGGTTCGCAAGCGCCCCGCCATGTACATCGGGAGCACCAGCGCCTCCGGCCTGCACCATCTCGTGGAAGAGGTGATGCAGAACGCCATCGACGAGCATCTCCAGGGATTCGGCGATACGATCAAGGTATACATCGAAGAAGACGGGCGGATCACCGTGATCGACAACGGACGCGGCATTCCGGTCGAAATGCACCCGACGGAGAACCGGCCGGCCGTGGAAGTCGTCATGACCATGCTCCACGCCGGCGGGAAGTTCGACAACAAGTCCTACAAGGTATCGGGAGGCCTGCACGGCGTGGGCGTGTCGGTGGTCAACGCGCTGGCCGAATGGCTGGTCGTCGAAGTGCGCCGGGACGGCAAGATCTACTACCAGCGCTACGAGCAGGGCATCCCCGTATGCGACCTGGAGGTCCGGGGCGAGACGACGGAGAACGGGACGACCGTCTCCTTCAAACCCGACGACGAGATCTTCGACTCGACGGAGTTCAATTTCGACCACATCGCCCACCGCTTCCGGGAACTGGCCTTCCTTAACCGCCACATGCGCATCGAGCTGCATGAGGAAGCCAGGGGCAAATCCGCCATTTTCGAGTACCGCGGGGGCATTGTCGAGTTCGTCGAGTACCTGAACGAGAACAAGACGGCCATCCACGACACCATCGGCATCCGCCAGGAACGGGACGGCAACCAGATCGACGTCGCCTTCCAGTACAACGACGGCTACCAGGAGAACATCTTCACCTACGCCAATACCGTGCGGACTTCGGAGGGCGGCTTCCACCTCGTGGGCTTCAAGACGGCCCTCACCCGTTCCATCAACAACTACGCCCAGCGGAACAACCTGCTGAAGAACCTCAAGGTGCCCATCACCGGAGACGACACGCGGGAAGGGATCACCGCCATCGTGAGCGTGATCATCCCCGATCCCCAGTTCGAGGGGCAGACCAAGGAGAAGCTCGGCAACAGCGACATTCGCGGCGTCGTGGAGTCGGTGGTCGGCGAGGGGCTCTCCGTGTACCTGGAAGAACATCCGGCCACGGCGAAGAGGATCGTCGAGAAATGCATCCAGGCGGCGGTTTCCCGCGACGCCGCCCGAAAGGCGCGGGAACTGACCCGCCGGAAGAGCGCGCTGGAAAACACCACCCTGCCCGGGAAGCTGGCCGACTGCACCCTGAAGGACCCCATGGCCTGCGAGATCTACCTCGTCGAGGGCGATTCGGCCGGCGGCACGGCCAAGTCGGGCCGCGACAAGACCTTCCAGGCCATCCTCCCCCTCTGGGGCAAGCCGCTCAATGTGGAGAAGGCCCGCATCGACACGGTGCTGAGCAACGACAAGCTCCAGCCCATCATCACCGCGCTCGGGGTCGGCATCGACGAGGATTTCGACCTGTCCCGGCTGCGCTACGGGCGCGTGATCATCATGGCGGACGCCGACCATGACGGGCTGCACATCCGCACGCTGCTCCTGACCTTCCTGTTCCGCTACATGCGTCCGCTGGTGGAGCACGGCCACGTCCTGATCGCCCAGCCGCCGCTCTACCGCGTGCGCAAGGGACGCCGGGAGGACTACCTCAAGAACGACCGGGAGCTCTGGGAATACCTGCTCAACCAGAGCGTGGACCGCACGAAGGTGCAGCGGGCGGACGCGAACGGCAACGGGCACGCCCTGACCGAAGACAAGCTGCTGGCCCATCTCCGCGAGATGATGGACTTCGAAGAGCAGCTCGGACGGCTGGTCAAGACAGGCATGAAGCGCGAACACATCCTGGATATGCTGAGAGACCGGGACCAGTACGACGCATACCGGAGGGAGCTGCGCGACCAGGCTGCAGTACGAAAAGCGCAGGAGGAAGCCGGCGAAGTCCCGGTGCCCGTGGATCCCGTCGAAGAGGCCCTGGACCCCTCCCTGTACGGCCGCCTTCGGAAGCTGTGCCTCCGGCTGGAGGACGTCATCGACAGCGAGATGGTGGTCAGCACGGACAAGACCGAGAAGCGGGTCAGGGGCGTCGGCAAGCTGATCGACGCGGTGCTGGACGTGGGGCGCGAAGGCGCCACCATCTCGCGGTACAAGGGGCTGGCCGAGATGGACGCCGAGGAACTGTGGCAGACCACGATGAACCCCGAAACCCGCACGCTGCTCCGGGTCACCCTGGACGACGCGGTGGAGGCGGACCGGATCTTCACGATCCTCATGGGCGACAACGTGGCCGCGCGAAACGATTTCATCCAGCGGAACGCCCTGCTGGTCAACAACCTGGACCTGCACTGA